A genomic window from Methanovulcanius yangii includes:
- a CDS encoding PAS domain-containing protein, with translation MQQYVPEMEKIKRTLRSHPRGMSITDLSKSLQTNRNSVAKYLDIMLTSGEVEMKKVCTAKLYFLSNRLPLSEMLSLTSDCLLVLDDDRVITFANDAFLDLEGLRRRDVLGRPLAELCFSLVDDEIAANIGGASGETFAKEIEIVSEGDVHIFRAKVIGAVLENGKNGTTLLFEDITKKRLCQKRLERSEELYRAVVEDQTEFIIRYLPDHTIVFANQAYCRAFGLDPQTVAGTIFPPQIPKEYLGRVLRDFSAITPDNPVVTVDNPVIMPDGSEAWHQWSNRGIFDASGSIIEYQSVGRDITATKRIQQAQQELMKEMTILTESATGLIMLGEGENIFRYTADSLSWAAQNSAIVLFSYNEGLYTIEAVRRGRKWQDDSVYEYLRDAELLGMHCTKGALLPFSPPHVTECTGGDYCRFLAGSGGRQLAMGLRKMKGISLSTMGIYSGGEMLGTVLLITERAQEPGNPSLIETIVHQAAIMIHHRKALESLLLAEERYIDLLDRSKSMIGIHAEGRMVYANPALRQFFGYNQDDLVGVLLDDLIHPAYIDAVRERVQSSYEDGNALPPMHEKIFRKDGIPVDVIVYGLPTIFHHHNATQVIVEAVEEMPVPLSSADR, from the coding sequence GTGCAGCAGTATGTTCCTGAGATGGAGAAGATCAAGCGGACGCTCAGGTCCCACCCGCGTGGGATGAGTATCACCGATCTCTCGAAGAGCCTCCAGACGAACCGGAACTCCGTCGCCAAGTATCTCGATATCATGCTCACCTCGGGAGAGGTGGAGATGAAGAAGGTCTGCACCGCCAAACTCTATTTTCTCTCGAACCGCCTCCCGCTCTCCGAGATGCTCTCCCTCACATCGGACTGTCTCCTCGTCCTCGACGATGACCGGGTGATCACCTTCGCAAACGATGCCTTCCTCGACCTCGAGGGGCTCAGACGGCGGGATGTGCTCGGGCGCCCCCTCGCCGAGCTCTGTTTCAGCCTCGTCGACGATGAGATCGCGGCGAACATCGGTGGGGCGTCCGGGGAGACCTTTGCAAAGGAGATCGAGATCGTCTCGGAGGGTGACGTGCACATCTTCCGCGCCAAGGTGATAGGGGCGGTGCTCGAGAACGGGAAGAACGGGACCACCCTTCTCTTCGAGGATATCACGAAGAAACGCCTCTGCCAGAAACGGCTTGAACGAAGTGAGGAGCTCTACCGTGCCGTGGTGGAGGACCAGACTGAATTTATCATCCGGTATCTGCCGGATCACACCATCGTCTTTGCCAATCAGGCCTACTGCCGTGCCTTCGGGCTCGACCCCCAGACCGTTGCCGGGACGATCTTCCCCCCACAGATACCGAAGGAGTACCTGGGACGCGTCCTGCGGGACTTCTCGGCGATCACGCCGGACAACCCGGTGGTCACCGTGGACAACCCCGTCATCATGCCCGACGGGAGCGAGGCATGGCACCAGTGGAGCAACCGCGGGATCTTCGATGCATCGGGCAGCATCATCGAGTACCAGTCGGTGGGACGGGACATCACCGCGACCAAACGCATCCAGCAGGCGCAGCAGGAGCTCATGAAGGAGATGACCATCCTCACCGAGTCGGCGACCGGGCTCATCATGCTCGGGGAGGGGGAGAACATCTTCCGGTATACCGCCGACTCCCTCTCATGGGCGGCACAGAACTCCGCCATCGTTCTCTTCTCGTACAACGAAGGGCTCTATACCATCGAGGCGGTGCGCCGGGGGAGAAAATGGCAGGACGATTCCGTCTATGAATATCTCCGCGACGCGGAGCTTCTCGGGATGCACTGCACGAAGGGGGCGCTTCTCCCCTTCTCACCGCCGCATGTCACCGAGTGTACCGGTGGGGATTACTGCAGGTTCCTTGCGGGTTCGGGCGGAAGGCAGCTTGCCATGGGCCTCAGGAAGATGAAGGGGATTTCTCTTTCGACGATGGGGATCTATTCGGGCGGGGAGATGCTGGGGACCGTTCTCCTCATCACCGAACGGGCACAGGAGCCGGGCAATCCCTCGCTCATCGAGACGATCGTTCATCAGGCGGCGATTATGATCCATCACAGAAAGGCGCTCGAGTCCCTCCTCCTCGCCGAGGAGCGCTACATCGACCTCCTCGACCGGTCGAAGAGCATGATCGGCATCCATGCAGAGGGGAGGATGGTCTACGCGAATCCGGCGCTGCGGCAGTTCTTCGGGTATAATCAGGATGATCTGGTGGGGGTACTGCTGGACGACCTCATCCATCCCGCCTATATCGATGCCGTCCGGGAGCGGGTGCAGTCGTCCTATGAGGATGGAAATGCTCTCCCCCCGATGCACGAGAAGATCTTCCGGAAGGACGGCATTCCGGTCGATGTGATCGTCTACGGCCTGCCGACCATCTTCCACCATCACAATGCGACGCAGGTGATCGTCGAAGCGGTGGAGGAGATGCCGGTTCCGCTATCGTCGGCCGACCGGTGA
- a CDS encoding ArsR/SmtB family transcription factor produces MDEQGIVLNKDIFEILSSDTRIKILKSLNSRKKTNSELAKELSLESSTIHHHLKQLDESGLIKSLDTGNRWVYYELTPNGIALMNPDGNTKFSVILSSLITYTTAFAALYTYYTIPRLQAKPLFPHMAEDPFLLLGIVGVVAILLQTAIIARVYLKK; encoded by the coding sequence ATGGATGAGCAAGGTATCGTGTTGAATAAAGACATATTCGAGATATTATCCAGCGATACAAGAATTAAGATTTTGAAGTCGTTGAATTCAAGAAAAAAAACAAATTCAGAACTTGCAAAAGAACTTTCTTTGGAATCCTCGACTATTCACCATCACCTGAAACAATTGGATGAGAGCGGGCTGATCAAATCCCTCGATACAGGAAACAGATGGGTGTATTATGAGCTCACTCCGAACGGGATTGCCCTTATGAATCCTGATGGAAACACAAAATTTTCCGTCATCCTTTCATCTCTGATCACATATACAACTGCTTTTGCAGCCCTGTACACCTATTATACAATTCCAAGACTTCAGGCAAAGCCCCTTTTTCCACATATGGCAGAAGATCCTTTCCTTTTGCTGGGTATCGTCGGTGTTGTTGCAATACTATTACAGACGGCAATCATTGCCAGAGTGTATCTCAAAAAATAA
- a CDS encoding PHP domain-containing protein encodes MTPPGRLCLDMHVHSHYSSDASTNPRTIAEGWHTYGILPIVCDHNSIRGAEATYRLIRERSPGIPAILAEEILTAEGEIIGLFLNEEIPPHLPAAETLDLIADQGAISIVPHPFCTYRSTAIRRDTLEELGHRIDIVEGYNARNVTRQANVEALRFAAERGKPVSVGSDAHTPFELCSSYAILEPFDSPAGLIRSLRTAEFRYRKVHPSLHRISKRIRAERDAAPRKRTIPVVHL; translated from the coding sequence ATGACACCCCCCGGCCGCCTCTGTCTCGACATGCACGTCCACTCCCACTACTCGTCCGACGCCTCCACGAACCCGCGGACGATTGCGGAAGGGTGGCACACGTACGGCATCCTCCCCATCGTCTGCGACCACAACAGCATCAGGGGAGCCGAGGCCACCTACCGCCTCATCCGGGAGCGCTCCCCCGGCATCCCCGCCATCCTCGCCGAGGAGATCCTCACCGCCGAGGGTGAGATCATCGGCCTCTTCCTCAATGAAGAGATCCCGCCTCATCTCCCTGCGGCGGAGACGCTGGATCTGATCGCCGATCAGGGCGCCATATCCATCGTTCCCCACCCGTTCTGCACCTACCGCTCGACCGCCATCCGCCGCGACACGCTGGAAGAGCTCGGCCACCGCATCGACATCGTCGAAGGGTACAACGCCCGCAACGTGACCCGGCAGGCGAATGTCGAGGCGCTCCGATTCGCGGCGGAGCGGGGCAAACCCGTCTCGGTCGGCTCCGACGCCCACACCCCCTTCGAGCTCTGCTCCTCGTACGCCATCCTCGAACCGTTCGACTCGCCCGCCGGTCTCATCCGCAGTCTTCGCACCGCAGAATTCCGGTACCGCAAGGTCCACCCCTCCCTTCACCGCATCTCAAAACGCATCCGGGCGGAGAGGGACGCCGCACCACGGAAACGAACAATCCCCGTCGTTCACCTCTGA
- a CDS encoding UbiA family prenyltransferase yields the protein MFTFEHTHQTIDLNIQAMMDYLLYSSLFLSLAAVSKAYVSSVLQAMPVSVGACLIMFLVTFSVYNMNRKTDESEDAINHSRRFAFTQKYADVLWYSSLAGYAVAFLVAGYYGPWALLATAVPLASGVLYSIPFLPKECRYRRLKDVPLVKNLLIGLAWAVPVACLPAACTGTPFGMMTVVVGLFFFLLSFINSTVFDIRDVAGDAGTGVKTIPVMLGIRKTKILLSFLNLAGIAVVLWLCRGALPFLETLVIAALALYVQGYIVFFDGSELNRILYDLVADGQNLLLGGMMYLAVICVV from the coding sequence ATGTTCACATTCGAGCATACCCACCAGACCATCGACCTGAACATCCAGGCAATGATGGATTATCTCCTGTACAGCTCGCTCTTCCTCTCGCTTGCGGCGGTCTCGAAGGCATACGTCTCATCCGTCCTGCAGGCGATGCCGGTTTCCGTCGGCGCGTGCCTGATCATGTTCCTCGTCACCTTCTCGGTGTACAACATGAACCGGAAGACCGATGAGAGCGAGGATGCGATCAACCACTCGCGGCGGTTTGCGTTTACGCAGAAGTACGCAGACGTGCTCTGGTACTCCTCCCTCGCGGGATACGCCGTTGCATTCCTCGTCGCCGGGTACTACGGCCCGTGGGCGCTTCTCGCGACCGCCGTCCCGCTCGCAAGCGGCGTCCTCTACAGCATCCCCTTCCTTCCGAAGGAATGCCGGTACCGGCGCTTAAAGGACGTCCCGCTCGTCAAAAACCTCCTCATCGGCCTTGCATGGGCGGTCCCGGTGGCGTGCCTGCCGGCCGCATGCACCGGCACCCCCTTCGGCATGATGACCGTCGTCGTCGGCCTCTTCTTCTTCCTGCTGTCGTTCATCAACTCGACGGTCTTCGATATCCGTGATGTCGCAGGCGACGCCGGAACGGGCGTGAAGACGATCCCCGTGATGCTCGGCATCCGGAAGACGAAGATCCTTCTCTCGTTTTTGAACCTCGCAGGCATCGCGGTGGTGCTCTGGCTCTGCAGGGGCGCACTGCCCTTCCTCGAGACGCTCGTCATCGCCGCCCTCGCCCTCTACGTGCAGGGCTACATCGTCTTCTTCGACGGCTCGGAGCTCAACCGCATCCTCTACGACCTCGTCGCCGACGGCCAGAACCTGCTGCTCGGCGGGATGATGTATCTCGCGGTGATCTGCGTGGTGTAG
- a CDS encoding chymotrypsin family serine protease, giving the protein MKSNYYPDGPIIGYGHDLLGTIVVAIFDESDYVPRETLDEMHSLIDSAAVKAGIEDVPVIFTSESIPELSADRDDTWRPLIGGIQCVANGYVGTTAFAATRNGQDGIVITGHLGDVGDVVYQPSPSNVIGTITTISYGANSDSAWVSYSNVADNIFEYSWSQPDVYSYSDPWENLNVIMSGITSGTVNGLVVRESDAYNPYYGFSIPDQWVADYPAASGDSGAPVYYKDGSHRIHVAGSHWGSKNGYAFFSPVSSIMNDLGIIPIF; this is encoded by the coding sequence ATGAAGAGTAATTATTATCCCGACGGGCCGATCATCGGCTACGGGCACGATCTCCTCGGAACAATTGTTGTTGCCATATTCGACGAGTCTGATTATGTACCCCGGGAAACGCTCGATGAAATGCATTCCCTTATCGATTCGGCTGCAGTGAAAGCAGGCATCGAAGATGTCCCGGTGATTTTTACGTCCGAATCAATTCCTGAATTGTCAGCGGATCGGGATGACACCTGGAGACCGCTCATAGGAGGGATACAGTGTGTTGCCAATGGGTATGTCGGCACCACCGCTTTTGCTGCAACAAGAAACGGACAGGACGGTATAGTTATCACCGGCCACCTTGGTGATGTTGGAGATGTAGTATACCAGCCCTCTCCATCGAATGTAATTGGAACGATAACAACAATTTCGTATGGCGCCAATTCGGACTCGGCCTGGGTCTCGTATTCCAATGTTGCCGACAATATCTTTGAATATTCGTGGTCGCAGCCGGATGTGTACAGCTACAGTGACCCATGGGAAAATTTGAATGTGATCATGTCGGGGATAACGAGCGGGACGGTGAACGGCCTCGTGGTTCGGGAGTCTGATGCCTATAATCCATATTATGGATTCAGTATTCCTGACCAATGGGTGGCAGACTACCCAGCTGCATCCGGTGACAGCGGGGCCCCTGTTTACTATAAAGATGGATCACACAGGATACATGTGGCAGGTTCTCATTGGGGGAGTAAAAATGGATATGCGTTTTTTTCTCCGGTATCATCGATAATGAATGATTTGGGAATCATTCCCATTTTTTAA
- a CDS encoding PepSY domain-containing protein — translation MIRGLLVFLCILFGCAGGCLNEVQEDTPASQNATATPTSSYPISKEEAREIALTDPEIQEIIRGFTIETEVRTGQLGPPDEGISYVVYIHVFDPDTGEQIITHLVAVSYEGEITEIYYLTPPKIPPDLPQNLS, via the coding sequence ATGATCAGAGGATTACTGGTTTTCCTCTGCATCCTTTTTGGATGCGCGGGTGGCTGCCTCAATGAAGTACAGGAGGACACTCCTGCATCACAGAATGCGACCGCAACACCAACATCCTCATATCCGATATCGAAGGAAGAGGCTCGTGAAATTGCCCTTACCGACCCGGAAATACAGGAAATTATTCGTGGCTTCACGATCGAGACCGAAGTGCGGACGGGACAGTTGGGCCCTCCGGACGAGGGAATCTCCTATGTTGTGTACATCCATGTCTTCGATCCCGATACGGGTGAGCAGATCATCACCCACTTGGTGGCGGTCAGTTACGAGGGCGAAATCACTGAGATCTATTATCTGACCCCACCAAAAATTCCACCGGATCTTCCTCAAAATCTCTCGTGA